In the Opitutia bacterium genome, one interval contains:
- a CDS encoding DUF5060 domain-containing protein has translation MKVIHSFFVSLFLLAVALPSFAAAPATAEKWGVFELELKGPDDGNPFVDVRLSAVFTNGATTLEVPGFYDGGGVYKVRFMPNAVGEWRYETKSNRWPLTGKLGAFTATAPAKGNHGPVRVFNTFHFAYADGTPFKQIGTTIYNWTDTPDAVQEETLRTLAAAPFNKARMLLTPQPNPFQGKFAPPRWPFAGTPPHGWDYTRFNPDYFRHYEQRIAQLRDLGVEADVILFNPYGKWGFETMDAAADERYVRYVVARFGAFRNVWWSLANEYDFLRTKTEADWDRIGALVQACDPYGHLRSIHNGAALYDNNKAWVTHASIQNGAAVEEPGRAEMYRGVWRKPVVYDEVKYEGRSPYRWGQLSGEEMVHRFWCGTVAGTYVGHGDYFLENEDTWTSFGGTLKGQSAPRLAFLRKMLEEGPAAGIDPIDKWQDPNTAGVPATYYLTYFGRAQPTEWEFKLYKNGVADGQRYVVEVIDTWAMTVTPVEGEFVTKKLDNYHFVDVQGRKVPLPGKPGMAVRVRRIGADGQPVKLELLLAGS, from the coding sequence ATGAAAGTCATCCATTCGTTCTTCGTGAGTCTCTTCCTTCTAGCCGTCGCGTTGCCCTCGTTCGCTGCGGCGCCCGCCACCGCCGAAAAATGGGGCGTCTTCGAACTCGAACTGAAAGGCCCCGACGACGGCAATCCATTCGTCGACGTGCGGCTAAGCGCCGTGTTCACGAACGGCGCGACGACGCTCGAGGTGCCGGGTTTCTACGACGGCGGAGGCGTCTACAAAGTGCGCTTCATGCCGAATGCGGTCGGCGAGTGGCGCTACGAGACGAAGAGCAATCGCTGGCCGCTGACCGGCAAGCTCGGTGCGTTCACCGCGACGGCGCCGGCCAAGGGCAATCACGGGCCTGTGCGCGTGTTCAACACCTTCCATTTCGCCTACGCGGATGGCACGCCGTTCAAGCAGATCGGCACGACGATCTACAACTGGACCGACACGCCTGACGCGGTCCAGGAGGAGACGCTGCGCACGCTCGCCGCCGCGCCGTTCAACAAGGCCCGCATGTTGCTCACGCCGCAGCCGAATCCGTTTCAGGGCAAGTTCGCGCCGCCGCGCTGGCCGTTCGCCGGCACGCCGCCGCACGGCTGGGACTACACGCGGTTCAATCCGGACTATTTCCGTCACTACGAGCAGCGCATCGCGCAGCTGCGCGATCTCGGCGTCGAGGCCGACGTGATCCTTTTCAATCCCTATGGCAAGTGGGGCTTCGAGACGATGGACGCCGCCGCGGACGAGCGCTACGTCCGCTACGTCGTCGCGCGCTTCGGCGCGTTCCGGAACGTCTGGTGGTCGCTCGCCAACGAATACGATTTCCTCCGCACCAAGACCGAGGCCGATTGGGACCGCATCGGCGCGCTGGTGCAGGCGTGCGATCCTTATGGTCATCTGCGTTCGATCCACAACGGCGCGGCGCTCTACGACAACAACAAGGCCTGGGTCACGCACGCCTCCATCCAGAACGGCGCGGCGGTCGAGGAGCCCGGTCGCGCCGAGATGTATCGCGGTGTCTGGCGCAAGCCGGTGGTTTACGACGAGGTGAAATACGAAGGCCGGAGTCCGTATCGCTGGGGCCAGCTCAGCGGCGAGGAGATGGTGCACCGCTTCTGGTGCGGCACCGTCGCCGGCACCTACGTCGGTCACGGCGATTATTTCCTCGAGAACGAGGACACGTGGACGTCGTTTGGTGGCACGTTGAAGGGCCAAAGCGCGCCGCGGCTGGCGTTCCTGCGGAAGATGCTCGAGGAAGGCCCCGCGGCGGGCATCGACCCGATCGACAAGTGGCAGGACCCGAACACGGCCGGCGTGCCGGCGACGTATTACCTCACGTATTTCGGCCGCGCGCAGCCGACGGAGTGGGAATTCAAGCTCTACAAGAACGGCGTGGCCGACGGTCAACGCTACGTCGTCGAAGTCATCGACACCTGGGCCATGACCGTCACGCCGGTCGAGGGCGAGTTCGTGACCAAGAAGCTCGACAACTACCACTTCGTTGATGTGCAGGGCCGCAAGGTGCCGTTACCGGGCAAGCCCGGCATGGCGGTGCGCGTCCGCCGCATCGGCGCGGACGGCCAGCCCGTGAAACTCGAACTGTTGCTCGCGGGATCATGA